In Chelonoidis abingdonii isolate Lonesome George chromosome 9, CheloAbing_2.0, whole genome shotgun sequence, the genomic window CCCACTTCTCAGAGGTCAGTGACGTCAAGCTCTCCACATACCCCCCAGCCAAGATgatacttttttcatttaaaggaTTGATTATCTGATTAAGAAACCGATCAGCTCCCGGCTTCCAAGAATTGTAGACAAATAGAAGAACCACACGGAGCTCTGGATTATTTTTAAGACCTgggaatacaaaacaaataaaatttttttttttttttttacctttaaggCAGGGTCTCAGTCTCTGAAATCCAAGCATTTGAATTATTCTCATTATATTTATTTACACCTACTCACAAACACCTTCAGTAATGCTGCCTAGCTCACTGCTGTCGCAGTAATCCTGTGCCCTCAAGTGGTGGGCTAGACAGTTTGCATTtcgaacacacacacagacacacacttctATAGTGCTCAAAGGCTGGCTCTGATAGCAGGAGGACTGTACAAACCCCTTCTAGCTCTCATCGATATTTAGTGTTTGGGGTTTTTCCAGTCACAGATAAGGTACCTGTCAATTCGCAGACGTGAACAAGCTCATAAACACAAACTGGCCAAATTACAATTCACaagcaagacattttgctgagcACCTAGTGTGTTGACTGTACATTACTTTATATTCCCCGGGGGATTCTTGCTCTCTTCTCCACACCGCTGCTCCTCACCATGGCATACAATTTGGGGACTACAGATGTTaaagtatgaaaaaaaatcaccctgagccctggtttaaaaaaacccaaacaatctGAAATACTTCCAGTTGCACAGTCCTGATTATTGTGTGATGACTGTTCAATAATGTAGGAGGCTACCCAAAGAGAATGACTGTAGCCAGGATTGCAACATCCCCACTCATGCACTGAGCTGGAACAACAGGACTGCTCAAATTTAACTGAAGAGATCCAAGATCACCTCTCAAGATTACACTTTGTACTTTAGTACCCTGCTGGGGGGACAAAGTTAACAATCACTGGCAGCCTTGCATTTATATGGCGATCCAGGCTTCAAGGGAACCTGTGCCCACCCACCCAGCCAGGAGGCAACTCGAGTTTTGCAGTCACAAATACAACTCACTTCACACAGAGCCCCTACAAAACCGAGGCTACAGCATACAAAATATttgatataaaattaaataacttgCCTGCTTCAGTCAATTTGCTTTCATCAAAGactttaaaaaagtggaaggTATGGATTTTCACACCATCAATTTTAGGGAACAATAAAGCAAAGCCAGCTTCACCGTCTTCGATTTCTTTAGGTCGATTGCTGCTTGAGCCCATTGGAGTAACTGATAAAGAAGTGTAATGTGAATATCTTGTTTATTTTGATAAAAATACTTTTGCCCACGTAATGACATACATAAGGGAAACTGGGTAAAAAATTAGGAtgcaggtgcttttgaaaatattacctctCGTCAAATTGAAAGCTagtcaaattaaaaacaaagtctCATTTGGTACAGCTGACCGCTGCAAATTTCTGTAGGTTTACAACCACGTgttcatacttttaaaatgtgaagaCTCATTCAAACTGGGGAAAATATATACAAAGAGTCAAATGCACAAGTAaactaaaaataaaggaaaattccCTCAATTCTTTCAGTGATAGCCATTGCATGTCCCTTGTAacacagaaagtgaaaaaaaaaaaaatgaagtgccATTTTTAAATCCATGGTGTTTCTTTAAATTTTGAACAAACAGATCCAGGGAAGTTTGGCCAAGTTATCTGGATCAATGAGTTTATTAGAGATAGACTCCTCAAATATGGAAGATTTTCTTAACATACACCTAGGGGACTGGTCAGAAACATGACCCCAACCAAAAAATATAATGTGTGCTTCATGCCATCCTCTGCCTAGGAGACAGAGTACAGCCTATGACCTCTCTGCTTAGTCACCTCTTATTTTGTAGCTGCAGTCATATCAAAGATTAAGAAATGTGAATACTGTACAACTCGTTTGGACACAAATTAtcacttggatcttaaaataataaaaacaccataataattGGCTGTGGAAGCTAATATGATCACAACTGGGACAGAGTTTATAGTGCTTTCCGAAGTTTTTGTCTGAAATCCCAGAAATCATGTCAGAGTTGGTCAAGTCTGCTATACCATTGACCTTTATATTTGACTGCTGAGCAGGTTTCTCCAGAAGAAATTCCATAATAGCCATCAGCTGATACTGAGGCCTTTGATCCTTGTTCAAATATCTAGCACACCCAATTTTTTCCAAAGTCAATCTTTTCtaggcaaactgaaaaaacacgAGTTTAAGAATTTTCAAGTCACATCATATAACTAAGCAGCACTGTCATGAATTCTTTAAACTGTGGTAGACATTGAGCAATTTGGAATTAGTAGACAATGAGATACTAGTACAGTCTACATACAAATCTGTAGGACTGTGCCTCAATTTGAGAGCATTTGGGAGTCTAATAAATAGTAGTCTGAAAAAGTTAACCATTTGAACTATACCTTGAAATCAGATTGTTATATCTCTTCCTCTTACCTACAATTCCAGGAGCGACCAGTCCCAAAACTTGGCATCGTTTTGGCAACAGCTTTTCTAGTGCAATTGCTGTTTCTTTACTATTTCTTTTCCTTGCTGCAACAAAAGAGgaaaaactaaggcacagaaaggttaaaggTTGCAAATTCATATGAAATAGAATTGACTTTGCATATGgattaaaacaaatcaaatcaaCCATCAAATCAATGCAATCAAACAATGCAGCTCATTGGCCACCTCATTCAGCACATGACAAATCCTATACAGCTAATGTATGTAACAGAACTATAGTACACAGAATATGGAGAATTAAAGATCCTGAATAAGATGAGGTGAAAAATGAGTTCTAGTACACCCTGATGTATAATTCTTATTAGGACtgtcaagccattaaaaaaaatcaaccatgattaattgcgctgttaaacaataatataatattatttatttaaatattttgaggtgttttctacattttcaaatacagtaactcttcacttaatgtGGTCCCAGTTAATGATGTTACGTTgatgatcaattagagaacatgcttgtttaaagctGCACAATGCTCTCTTATAAaatcatttggcagccgcctgctttgtccactgtttgcagaaaaagcagcctgttggagctagctggtgggggcttggaaccaaggtggGCCACAGCTCCTCACCCCCCCAATCAGTTCCCcgctcccttaagttccctgtgcagcagccacccagcaggctatcaattgccaggcagttcaggtgtccctccctgcactgccataagctcctgggaccctcctgcttgctgtgtgggacggagagctgtgtgtgggaaagatgagtgctaatgtcagggtgtatctctccctgctcccccgttcctttaccccatctccacagatcAGTGGTagggacacgacagggctcaggactaggatgcagggagcttgctggcagcagctgctgtctcaacttgctgatcaaGTGAAAacggcaatgtacttagagtggggtcagttTACTTAAGGGGGCAAcacacgtctctctctctctcatatacacaGGGTAtatgtttctgtctctctctgccatgctgtctccccttcctccattcgtgctgccttgcagagtgtgaggctacattaacaatgtgttaacctttgagggctcagtCGAGTGCAAGTTCATCATTTAGAAGTAAGGCATTCCctaggaaatatcccaccctctgactttaccacctcaaccaagtttcacaatcatcattgctttgaacagcattaaattgtttgtttaaaacttacaaacttaggcaaaaaaaatttccctggaacctaacctccatatttacattaattcttatagggaaattgcatttgcttaacatcatttcacttaaaatagtatttttcaggaacataactacaaggttaagcaaggagttactatatattgattttaattacaacagagtacaaagtgtacagtgctcactttatatttattctttattacaaatattcgcactgtaaagaacaaaagaaatagtatttttcaattcacctaatacaagtactgtagtgcaatctctatcatgaaagttgaacttacaaatgtagaattatatacaaaccCCCGCCcgcattcaaaacaaaacaatgtaaaactttacagcctacaagtccactcagtcctacttctttgttcagccaatcactcagacaaataagtttgtttacatttgcagaagataatactgctcacttatttacaatgtcacttgaaagtgtgaacaggcatttacatggcactgttgtagttggcatcacaagatatttacatgccatatgtgctaaagattcacgtgtcccttgatgcttctaccaccactccagaggacatatatgataactatccaaagcaatgcagatgattgcatgttcattttcctcatctgagtcagatgccaccagcagaaggttgattttttgttggtggtggtggtttgggttctgtagtttccacatcagactgttgctcttttaagacttctgaaagcatgctccacacctcgccctctcagattttggaaggcacttcagattcttaaatcttgggttgagtgctatagctatctttagaaatttcacacacttgttctcactttcagatgatgtaattaagaagtggACGGCACTACacaaatttgtttctcttagtgactggctgaacaagaagtaggactgagtggacttgcaggctctaaagttttacatcgttttgtttttgaatgcagttatgtaaaacaaaaaaatctacatttgtaagttgcactttcatgatacagagattgcactacagtacttgtatgaggtgaattgaaaaatactattcattttgtttaatcatttttacagtgcaaatatttgtaataaaaataatataaagtgagcactgtacactttgtattctgcattataattaaaataatatatgtgaaaatgtagaaaaagagccaaaaatatttaataaatttaggtattctattgtttaacagtgcaattactCGAGATtaacttttttgagttaatcgcgtgaattaactgtgattaatcaacagccttaaTTATTATATGAACCTatatagatagggccctaccaaattcaaggtccattttggtaaatttcacaatcataggatttcaaaattttaaatttcaccatttcagatatttaaatccaAAATATCATGGTGTTTTAGCCACGGTGGTCCCGACCCAAAAGGGTATTGTGGAGGGAAGTTGCAAGGCTACTGCAGTGGGAAtgcaatattgccacccttatttctgcaccgCTTCTGATGGCAGGGCAAATTTCAcaactgggctcccagccagcagccacagagcttccgGCAGCCAGtggaggttcccagaggtgggtctgacccaccCTCATGAGTGTaacatgcaggggaagaggaagtcccatccatTTTCAGTCCAGctggactagcagctggagcctggcgcAATGCAGAATTGCCTGGCTGGTGCACCCCCAGCCCGGCCCCTCTCCAGGTCCAGCACTTGTGGGTgtgtctgggaggggaagagaagaggatacGGAACCAAAGTGCCTTGGGCATTTGCCCGCCCTGACTCCCTGCAAAAAATGACAAAACCTGCCCCCCAATATACCATACtgccctcacttctgtgctgctgctggtgatggtgctgccttcagagctgcgctctccagcagctgctgctctacACTCTCCAGCCGCGCAGCTCTgatggcagcacagaagtaagggtggcaattctGACACCCTCCTACAATACCATATTTCATGGTCCGCAACATGTTTTTTTGtcgctgtgaatttggtagggccctatatataGAATTGCCTACATTTACATGGCTCACATCTCTTGATGCAAACACAAGATGACGATGCCCTCTTGACAATATCACATTACCGGATTGTTTTCCTTTAAGCATCCTACTCCATTACAGTTGTACATAACAAGGTTCTCTTAAAAAAGTATATATAGGATTTATACATACCCCTCTTTTGTCTGTGACACTCTTCATACCCAATGAAAGTCCCTGCATCTGCTATGTAGAGCACTATTCGTGGCAGCACATGCACATTCTGTAAAGTACAAAAAAGATAAATGACGAACACAGTATAAGAAAAGCAGACTCTACTACCTAATTCCAGGCTGCCACACCTTTGTCCcacaaagaaaatcaaaatgaactAGAGGCAAGAGAGGGAGATTCCTGGAAGTCAGCGATAGGAACGATCTGGGTATGACAAGCATGGGTACATCTCCTAGTGCCTTTTATCAAAGAACCTCAGTGCACTTTACCGACATTAATTCTGTAACTGGCCAAACAGCTGTCAGGTGGGAACAACTTTGTCACTACTGATATAGCCCACATTTGTGGCCCTAAAGACAGAGCACTCCACGTCCAGTTGTAAATCCCTAGCGCCATCCAGTTACCACTTCAAGAGCTGATTTATATAAACAATAAATCTGTCCAACTGTAGTGATTTGAACACCTGTGTTTCTAGAGAAATATTCTATTTAAATATTCACTGATGTTTGGAACTAGAAATACTTTACTCTTTTGATATTCGGTGGTCCATGTTCTCTGAAGTTTGTATCAGTAGTAGTGAATGTCATCTGCTTCAGCTTCGCTCATTTTAAAGTGCTGTAAACCACGCATTGATCATTCTCCAGTGTATATTTAAGTAAGAtgttagaacttttaaaaattgtagaTGAAAAATGATGGCTTATATTCTCCAGAATGCTGAAAAAATGGGACCCCAGACTTGTCACAGATAACTTACTACCTGCCACTGTTTCCTAGTCGGCACTGCTGTCTGCCTGGTTAGACTAAGTTGCTTAAAATTCTCTCAAATTAAGGATCAGTGTCAAcataagaatatattttaaaatgaactttccTTACCATGCTATCACGATCACCTTAAATTACTAATACTCAAATGAAAATTTACAATCCAGTTTAAAAACTGGAGTCTTGCCTATTACAGCCTGGCCCAGTCCCACTCTCTGAATAGACAACAGTCTGGAGTGAGTGGACCTAACCCACTGCATCCAATGTGTGTTTAACCCCGTTGGGTCTCAGCAGTGACTAGTCAGTGTTTGTAGCTGTATGTCTATCAGGCACACTCCCAAGAGCAGACCCCATGTCTGGCATGCTTTTGGGTAGTGGGACCCTGCATTCCAGCTGCCTGGACTTGGGAATCAGTGCCACAGCCTTCCTGAACTCCCAATTGCTTAGACAAGTTACCTCCAGAATTCACCTGGCTTGGGAGCTCTGGCTGCTAGCTAAACTACTCTGGGACAATGTGGCAGAGAAACAAAGAACACAGGCTCAGCAAAGGAACTTCTTAACTATagatatttttctcttaaaatgcATTAGCGAGTTAAAGAacacaaaaactaacaaaatCCTGAccacagcccccctgctctaagtcTGATCTCTCCCATTCTGAGTGTCTTGGCTTTGGACAGTGTCCTTAGGCATGGCAGCCTTTCTTGCCCTCTTTAGTTTGGTCTTTTTACCTGTGCCAGTGGACTACCCCCACCCTCGCTTAGCGAAGCACCCCTCTTTTAAAACAGTGTCTGCTTCCTTTGGTCCACGTGCTTCAGCTGGTGAagtccttcctccccccaaatttAAAGTCAATGGTCCTACCAATAGAACCCCGCCATCTTCCAGGGGGAAGAGTCATTCAATGTTGATTGTGACAGCAATCAAGGGCAGCTTTCCCCGCTCCCGCAGATGCTCTAATCCACACAAGAACTTGCAAGACAACATTAAGGTCACACTTCAAAATGAAGGTTACAATACAAAGCATAGCTCTTGAAATACAATGGGgatcacaaaacaaaatgggtTTCTCTGACTTCAATCGGTAAAGGGGTCAAGACCAGAAAAAATGAATTGAAATATGTCTGATTTGTATGACCAAACCAAGCTTTGTAATGTCTTTTTAGTGAAAGAGTCAGACAAACCATGAAACTGCATAATGTGATACTTAAGGCCAAACGGCTGAACATTCCATAACCATAAAACAGCTGCATAAGGACATAAAAACATGAGAGTGgtcatactggatcaaaccaaaggtccatctagcccagtatcctgtctttcaacagctgccaatgccaagtgccccagaggaaatgaacagaataggtaatcaagTGGGCGACAGAGactggatcacttaatgattacctgttctgttcattccctctggggcacttggcattagcCACGATcaaagacaggattctgggctagacggacctttggtctgatgcagtgtGGCCGCTCTTATGTTATATCCTTATACAGCTGTGTATAGATATGAATTGAAACTTAAAATGTGCACTACAACAGTATGGAAGAATTGACTTTAGAAAAATGTATCACCACAGACTCACAAGTATGCATGTGGATTATATCATAGTAGTTATAAATTCATATTGGAATGGCCAATGTATGCATTTAACAGTAGTATTTTACCTACCTCAAGTTCTTCGGCTAATGCACGGACCAGTGAATGACTATCAGATGGGCCAGGCTCAAGTGCAGAGACCCACGCTATGCTCTGCTGTGTTCTCAGTAATCTACGGGCACATTCTCTCCATAACCGGCAAACACTAAAATACAAAAATTTACTACAATATACAAAAAGAAATTTTAGCAGCTGTCATTCGACCTtcaggtatttttaaaatttttgacttGGAAGTATCTATCCCACATTCTTATGAGAAACtcttgcacttaaaaaaaaaaaacaccaaaatttaaatcaaaaagtGTAAATTGTTGATTGGTTTTCTAACATCTATTAAAGAACAAACTGAATGCATTATTTGTATGGGTTCTGTTTTAAGATTTGTTTCTGAATTTCAAAAAATGCCAGCAATTTTGATAATGAATTGCCCTGTTCAGTACCAGTCACAATAAATTAAGCAAATAATGTGTCAGGGGCAGCTGATCAAAAGAGCAAACTGAACAATTCATTCCCAGATCCTCTCTACAGCACAAATATATAAATCAGCAAAACAAAATACTGTCAGAGTAGGAGAAAGTAACCTTGTTTTATGCTGCTAGGGCTCCTTTGATCTGAGGAGCTCAAAATACTTTGTTAACATTTACAAACGTGGCAAGCACTATCACGAgcttctcccagagctgggcagctgcgtGGGACAGCAACAGAAAACTAGATAAGCAACAGCCCCGGTGTGGCAGCACCGCAGGCTCTGTCGCTGCTTGGCTGACGTAAAGAGCGCGGTTTTAAGCCGCTCTGAGGGCGGGGCTGACTTCACGAGAGGCTGGGAAACGTGGCTGTTCCCGCAACGCAtcccctgcccacctccctgCAGAAGCAGCGAGGCCTGATCAGCCCGGAGCAGGGCCAAGTCCAGCCCTTGCTTCCTCTTACACACTGTTCTCGGGACTGGGGCCTGTGCGCCGGCTTCACGTCACCCCGGCCACGGGCCCAGCCGTTCCCCCGCCGGCGCGGGAAGTGACTCGCTCGCGTCACAGGCCCGGGCACGCGCTCCTGGGAGCGGATCGTGCTTTTGCATCCCAAATTGTCCTCGGGCTCCCGCTGCGCACAGGGGAGGAACAACCAGGGCCCGGCTCCGGGGGAGAGTGAGGGCCTGGGCTCAGGCAGGAGAGCGGGGCCcagccagttctcagggggacACCGGGGCTGTCTgagggaaggagctgggaggCGAGGGTTCAGCCCGCGGCGGCAGACCCCAACTCCCCCGGTGCGGATCGAGGAGAAGCCCGGGGCCGGTCCTCACCAAGCCGCCCGCAGCAACGCTTTGGTGGGCAGGAAGCTCAGGATCCGCTCTACCACCTCAGCCAGGTTACTCAGTACGTAGGCCCCCTTGCCGTCCGACTCCATGGCAACCGCCACCCACGCCTCTGTTCCCGGCACCTGCCTCGCGCACCAAGAGGCGGGCTGGGAGCCGGAAGCCTTGGCAGCGGCGCATTTTGAGTACGTCATCCGCACGGCGCCCACTTCCGGTCTCCGCCTCCAGAGCACGTGACTAGCCACAAAACGCTTCCCTGCTGTGGGAATGAGGTATACACCGACCGGGCGGCTAACGGCTGCGAAGTGACCACGTGACATCACGACAGCCGGTGGAGCCGTGACTTCCGGTTCTTGGCGATGGGGATTGGGGCATGTGTGACTGGTGTAGCCTGCAGAGCCCTGGCTTCGGTTCCCTGCTCAGCTATGGCCTTCGTGTCTGACTTGGGGCAAGTCTCGTAGCGTCGCTGTGACTTCTGCCCAGTTGTACTCTAGGGACAGGGGCTGAGGAGAAATACCTTAAAGGTTGTGGTGTGGTTTGTTGTTAACGCTGCCGGGGATCGGGGAGGGAGAGACAGCGATGCCTGTGCCTGGGGCCGGGTGGAGGCAGTTTAAGAATTGGGGtagtggggggggaagggatgcCGCAGCCCACAAAAGGCAAACAGGCTTCGAAAGCGTGCAGTGCCTCATGCCTGGATGCCCTCCCTTTACATACTGCCCAAGCATTGCACGAGGAAAGGAGAATCAGCTATGGGTCAGACCATTGGCATAACAAGAGTCCAGCCTAAAAGCTGCGTTAACTGGGCCTTGAACAAGTGGATTGATGTATGAAAGTAAAAGCTACACATTTTCCTCtgctcctcaaaaaaaaaaaacacacacacacaaaaaccggAAAACAACAACTTCCTGTCTCAAGGTGTTTGTTCCAGGCTCAGTTACATATGTGAGTGAGTGATTTTAAGGTACAGGCTGTAGCTGGATTAGGAGTTGATCAACAGCCCTTCTCAACCTAGCTGAATAAGAAAAAGGGACATAAACCTTCAGCAGAACATCTTAAGGTaaaattccccccaccctgcaCAACATTTTACTTCTCTATAAAGTAACTATTAAGCCAACTGCACAGTTCTctggcaggaaggggtggggaatgaaaaaaatttaaagccacatacctgctttttttttttgtaagggaGATCTGGGCAGCTGTAGTACCAAACACTGCTTTTTAAGTGTCCTTTTAGAAACCTGGAGCAGCTCTGTttagctcaaaatcttgtctgtCTCTTCCACCAGCAAAAGATGTTCGAACATCTCACccatcttttttctctctcatgtccTAGAACTAACACAACTACAACACTGTAAACAACTTTCAGAAATGGTCAGCAGTTACTATGTTAATATCCCTTTAATGCAGGAGATTTCTATATGGAGAATAAGACTTGAAAGTTACTTTAGTGTCACCTATATTGAAGGTTGACAGTTCTTCTACCCACTGCCCACATGCAGCTCAAACTGCTGAGGATAGAACCATTTTTGTCTTGGACTGCCATATGACATTGCCACTGTAAGTTAAAGTAGAGTTGAGGTGAGGTGCACTctaatgcatttttaattctttAGGTTTAGGAAGATTCTCCAATTTTTGCAAGGTAAATCGGGATCAAACTCTCATATGCTCTTCCTggaaaagaattattttgtttcctgtttctgATTTAGATTGTGAACTCAAGGCCGGGATTGTGTTAGTTGTTTGACAAAGGGCAATTGTGGGGTAGCCCAGCATTCAGTGCTGTCTGCTTCAGTTTACCAAATGAGGCAGGTTTGGCTACATGGCTAATGATTTTCAACTCTGTCTGATTGTGATTGTGTAGGCTATTGGCTTTCCTAGCATTCACTCAAGATTAGACGATTAGATGAGGGCTGGTATGGGAGGCTTGAGTCCAAGGAAGTTAAGGTGTTTGGATGAAGAGGAAGATATTCAGAGAGGTGGAAGATTGAATCTGATTGCTTTCGTCCCATTTGCTCACTTGTTGGTTAACAAGATGTGCAGTTTGAAGGCCCCATTGATCTTAGAGGATAAAGTAGTGGGAGTGAATGAGTGTTTCTCATCTGTGGCTGTGCAAGtccatttcctcctccccaccatggGCATTACTACCAGTGATCCATGTGATTTTTATACTTTAGATTATAGTGTACTTTATGGGGCCATACCTGAAGTCAACTTAGGAACTTCATCTAGTGCAGAATGCATTGGTCTACATGCTTAGTGGTGTTTTTCATATGAGCATTTTACACCTGTGCTTATGAGCCTGAAATTCAAAGAGGTTTTGACCTGTTGACCAGTTTTTCCTTTTATACATTGCATTGGTTGGGAACACACACATGTTCATGAACAGAAAGCTATCTACATTCAAAGACTAACCACAAACAGACTAATTCTTAAAATGGTTCTTTATTCATAAACTTGATGCAAGTTTACAAAATTACTGTACATTGCCAAATAATTCTGCAATGAAAAATGAAATCCAAAACAAAGCATGCCAAATGTGCATCTGTCAACCTGCTAGCCCATTAGAATATTAAAGAATTCAATAATGTATTCAAAGATTTTAGCCTCAGGTTTTAAGGAACTTTAATGCTTAAAGAGTTCTGCCTTTCACTTAAGGTTGCTGTCTGAGCAATTGGTTATCAGGATTCTATATGAATATATGTACAACCAAGTAAGCAGAAAGGCTGGCAAGTCATCCACTATACTCCCTAGAAGACTATTTGAAACAAAACAGTACGTATCAGGAGTAGTGCCCAATTCCTTCAATCTGTTCTTTCAAGCTTAAAAACTGGATCTAGAAGCAAATGCACAGAGGCCCATGGGTGCCTGATAGAGAAAAGAAGAAGAGCACAAATTTGAAAGTTGTAACTAAAAACCACATGCTTCTGGGTTAAAAAAGTGCTTAATCCATGGTACACACCCTTATATCAATCCCTGGCAGTACAAAGATCTAATCACTAATACTACAACCAAAATAGAATTGATTTAGGTAAGGCAATGAAATATAGTAATTACACAGACCCAGATTCATTTCCTAATAATGAAAGAATAGTTCCTGTTAGTCTTTCAATAACAAAAAGCACTGTCATGACTATGGCAACATTATTTTTACAACTCTGAATCAGGTGatgtcttttttatattttattgtagcttttatataaaaacttTTGTTCAaggattttcattttgatttgtgcCAATCACTTTATAAGTTCATTAGTTTACAAATGATTGCAACAACCCGTTAATAAAATGGAACACCTAAAAAGATTTTTAGTTTCTTAAATAACTTCAAGCTTCATACTGTGGCTTCTTTTGTTAAGTAGCTTGAGCCAACAAGTAGCAGAAACAGCCCAGCAAGATTCTGATGCCCCAGTGGAAGTGACTAGTTACAAGGTTTTATTGGCACAGCCTTGCTCTGCTTAAAAATACAACAATCTAATAAAGAGTATCTCTTCCAAGAAACACTTCATATCCTCACAcaaccatggaaaaaaaaaaaaaaaagtttaatgacTTAACATAGATGTTTTCCTATATCTTTAATTTGGCAATActacaaatgttttcattttagacCAGAAAAACTACTGTGATTTACAAGACCTGAAATTTCCTAAAACAGTATTAAACAACGTATTAAACTTTGTTGGCTTTAAATGAAACATTACAATGCAAGTCTCTGCAGTCCACATTC contains:
- the FBXO22 gene encoding F-box only protein 22 isoform X1 — encoded protein: MTYSKCAAAKASGSQPASWCARQVPGTEAWVAVAMESDGKGAYVLSNLAEVVERILSFLPTKALLRAACVCRLWRECARRLLRTQQSIAWVSALEPGPSDSHSLVRALAEELENVHVLPRIVLYIADAGTFIGYEECHRQKRARKRNSKETAIALEKLLPKRCQVLGLVAPGIVVTPMGSSSNRPKEIEDGEAGFALLFPKIDGVKIHTFHFFKVFDESKLTEAGLKNNPELRVVLLFVYNSWKPGADRFLNQIINPLNEKSIILAGGYVESLTSLTSENNTEAGDSYGVVGLAFSGPQLQSAAVLLDQDVIDERTVEAAMQRLKAANIPEHHTIGFMFACVGRGHQYYKTKRNLEADAFRKFFPNVPLFGFFGHGEIGCDRIVTGNFILRECNDIKDDLLHGYTTVMTLIHLGSTKANQV
- the FBXO22 gene encoding F-box only protein 22 isoform X2, which encodes MTYSKCAAAKASGSQPASWCASVCRLWRECARRLLRTQQSIAWVSALEPGPSDSHSLVRALAEELENVHVLPRIVLYIADAGTFIGYEECHRQKRARKRNSKETAIALEKLLPKRCQVLGLVAPGIVVTPMGSSSNRPKEIEDGEAGFALLFPKIDGVKIHTFHFFKVFDESKLTEAGLKNNPELRVVLLFVYNSWKPGADRFLNQIINPLNEKSIILAGGYVESLTSLTSENNTEAGDSYGVVGLAFSGPQLQSAAVLLDQDVIDERTVEAAMQRLKAANIPEHHTIGFMFACVGRGHQYYKTKRNLEADAFRKFFPNVPLFGFFGHGEIGCDRIVTGNFILRECNDIKDDLLHGYTTVMTLIHLGSTKANQV